The stretch of DNA CGTGCAATAGCTAGGGAGGTAGGTGTCCATCGCAATACAGTAACGAAGGCTATAGAGAATCCAGAACAAAGATATAATTTAACTGTTGAACGTGATAAACCAGTTAACCATAGTATTATAGACAGAGTTAAATGGCTAATAACAGATAATCAGGTCAAGCCCAAAAAGCATCGTCTAACCAAGACTCGCATGTATAATCTCTTATGTGAAGAAGGTTATAAAGGAAGTTATTCCGCCTTCACTTATTTAACAAGACAAATCGAAGAAGAGTTCAATATCAACTCAAAAGAAGCATATCTTAAACTGAATCCTATCAAAGGAAGCATGCAGGTTGATTTTGGCGAAATGGTGGTGATGCACAATCAGGTGCCCAGGAAAGTTTATGTCTTTTGCGCTAAGCTCTGCTATAGCAAGATAGAGTTTGTTATAGCTTATCCCTATCAACGTACAGAATATTTCTTTGATGGACTAAATTCGGCATTTGCCTTCTTCGGCGGTGTGCCCCGCAAGGTTATTTTCGATAATTTAAAACCAGCTGTAAAAGAGATATTAGAAGGACCAGATAGAGAACTGCAAGAAGAATTTCTGAAATTTAAGTCCTTTTACTGCTTTGAAGCTATATTTTGTGGTCCAGGAAAGGGGAATGAAAAAGGAATGATCGAGAATTTAGTAAAATACGTAAGGAATAACTATTTCCTTCCCTATCTCGAATTTACCGACTTTGAATCGCTCAACAGCAGACTGTTAAAAGAATGCCAGCAAAGACTGGAAAAAGGCATCCATAAAGGTGAGGCTTGGACTAAATTGGTTCTTATGGAAGAGTTTCTTCCTTTTGAGGAGGTTTATCAATATGCCCGTATTACGAGCTCCTCTGTTGATACCTATCAATTGATTCATGTAGATAGAAATAGATATTCCGTTCCAACTAGGTATGTGGGCAAGAAAGTCCAAGTTAGGATCTATCCCTTTAAGATTATCGTTAGCTACAAGGGAGTGGTAATCGCTGAACACAACCGGCTATTTGGTAGGGACAAAGAATGTCTGAACCCCTACCACTATCTTGCCCTTCTCCAAAAGAAAGCACGAGCTTATGATCAGGCTAAAGTGATACAAGATTGGAAGTTACCAGCAATTTATGAAGAATATCATAGGCAGCTGAAAGCGCATAGTCAATCAAATTCAAAAGGAACCAGGGAATTTGTTGATATCTTAAAATTAACAGAAAAGTACGGGTTGGGCACTATCGGTAAAATCCTCAAGAAATTAGATGAAACGGGCCAGTATAGCTATCAAGCAGTGTTGAGCCTACTGCGCTGCCAAACAGAGTGTACCAGGGGTACAAGGCCGTTAGCAGAAGAACATTTACAACACCTTAAGATAGGCGATATCAAGACAAGCCATCTCCCGCTATCAGCATATGACAGCCTTGTCGGGGAAGGAGGATGCGCATTATGACTGATATGCTAAAAACAAAACTTAAGACTTGTCGCCTTTCAGGTATCGGCGAGCATTACGACCGCATTGTTGGTGAAGCCAATGAGAGGAGCTGGAGCTACGACTCCTTTCTTGAAGCACTATTGGATTGTGAGATTGTTACGAGGGAGAACAGTCGCTTCCAGAGGCTGCTCAAGCAGGCTAAATTCCCTACACTGAAAACAATAGACCAGTTTGATTTTCCCCAAGCACCATACCTGTCTAAAAGGGATGTAATGGATCTCTTTGATGGTCAGTTTATTGTCGATAGGGCTAATCTTTTA from Candidatus Cloacimonadota bacterium encodes:
- the istA gene encoding IS21 family transposase, whose translation is MVQYDYIRFLYYNQNKSKRAIAREVGVHRNTVTKAIENPEQRYNLTVERDKPVNHSIIDRVKWLITDNQVKPKKHRLTKTRMYNLLCEEGYKGSYSAFTYLTRQIEEEFNINSKEAYLKLNPIKGSMQVDFGEMVVMHNQVPRKVYVFCAKLCYSKIEFVIAYPYQRTEYFFDGLNSAFAFFGGVPRKVIFDNLKPAVKEILEGPDRELQEEFLKFKSFYCFEAIFCGPGKGNEKGMIENLVKYVRNNYFLPYLEFTDFESLNSRLLKECQQRLEKGIHKGEAWTKLVLMEEFLPFEEVYQYARITSSSVDTYQLIHVDRNRYSVPTRYVGKKVQVRIYPFKIIVSYKGVVIAEHNRLFGRDKECLNPYHYLALLQKKARAYDQAKVIQDWKLPAIYEEYHRQLKAHSQSNSKGTREFVDILKLTEKYGLGTIGKILKKLDETGQYSYQAVLSLLRCQTECTRGTRPLAEEHLQHLKIGDIKTSHLPLSAYDSLVGEGGCAL